GCAAGCGGTTGATCTCCACCCAATGCGCCGGCGGCAGCTTCGCCTCCAAGGCGACCATGGTCTGCTCCGGCGTGCGCGCCGCCACGTAGCCCCAGCGGTTGGTCACCCGATGCACGTGGACGTCGACGCCGATGCGCGGCTCCCGGCAGGCGATGCCGAGCACCAGATTGGCGCACTTGGGTCCCACGCCATGAAAGCTCAGCATCAAGGCCCCGTCGCACGGCAGCCGGTCCCCATGCGCCGCGGCCAGTTGCCGCGCGATGTCCTGGATCTGCCGGGCTTTGGCTTCGTGAAAAGTGCTGTCGGCGATGGCGGCATCCAGCTCGGCGGGCGGCAGTCGCGCCATCCGCGTCGGCGTGCGGGCCAGAGCGAAAAGCCGGCGCGCGCAGCGCAAGGTGGTGTCGTCGCGGGTGCGGATGGACAGGATGCAGGCGACCAGCACTTCGAAAGGCGCCGCGAAGCCTTCCGCCGCCAGCTCGAAGAGCGCCGCCTGCGGGAACGGCCGCACCGCCTCCCGGATGCGGGCCATCGCCAGATCGATGTCGAAGGGATGCTTCACACTGCCCCCGTCATTGCCAGTTACCGGATTGATGCTAAGGCGGGCAGGACGGCGGCCAAATCAGACCAAAAGGAATGTCGGGGAGAGCGAAGTGCGGCGGGGCGCTTACAGCCGCAGGCAATGCCGGATCGCGGCGATGATGGCCGGCGGCGGCAGCGCGGCATCTACCACCAGCGCATCGGGCGGCTCCTCCAGGGCGGCCAGTTGGCTGGCCAGCAGATCGGGGCCCAGGAAGTGTCCCCGGCGCTGCGCCAGCCGGCGGCGGATCAGCTCGGGGTCCGCCTTCAGGTAAACCAGGCGCACGGCGGCCCGATCGACGCGCAATCGCTCACGGTAACTGTGCTTCAAGGCGGAGCAGGCCAGGACCATGTCCTCGCCCGCCGCCACGCTGCGCGCCACCAGCCGTTGCAGGGCCGCCAGCCAGGGCTGCCGGTCCTCGTCATTCAGCGGGATGCCCCGGGCCATTTTTTCGACGTTGGCCCGCGGGTGGAAGTCGTCGGCATCGCAATAGCGCCAGCCCAGCGTATCGGCGAGCAGCCGGCCGACGGTGCTTTTGCCGGATCCCGCCACGCCCATGAGAATGATGACCATCGCCCCTCCCGGCCCGTTGCCACGGGCAAGGCAGCTACGCCGCGCCCTCCCGGCGCAGGAACAGGAGCTCTCCCGCAACGGCGCGAAACCCCCACTGGGCATAGAAGGCGGCCATCTCGGGCCGGCAGTAGAGCTCCACATGCCGCACGCCGGCCACTGCCGGATGCGCCAGGACCGCCGCCATGAGCCGCCTGCCCAAGCCCTGTCCCCGGCAGGCCGGGGCCACGATGACGTCCAGGACCAGCGCCTTGCACACCCGATCGGTGAGCACGCGCGCAAAGGCGGCCAAGCGACCGGAGTCGGCCTCGGCCAACGCCACGATCACATCGGAATGGCGCAACAGCGTGCGCACCTCGTCCAGCGTGCGCCCGGCCGACCACCATTCCGACTGGTACAACGCATGGAGTTCGCGAGTCTGCGCCTCGCTCAGCGCCTCCTGCCGGACTATCGCGACCACGCGGCGCCCCGGCAGCTCACTGCGGCGCGTCGGGCGCGGCCATCTGCAGCCACACGCATTGCCCCTTGCTCTCCTTGTCCAGGCCCTGCAGATAGGCTTCGTGGGCCGCCAGCTCCTCGGCACTGGGACGGATGACCCGCAGCGGCGGCCGCTGATTGCGCGCCCGATCGGGGCCAGCGGCCCGCAGCGCGCCGCCGCGCGCCTCGCCGGGCTGCTGTTCGGCCTCCAGCAGCATGCTGACCTGGCCGCCGGTCATGGCCAGATACACGGCGGCCAGGATCTCGGCATCCAGGAGCGCGCCGTGCTTGTCGCGGCGGCTGTTGTCCACGCTGTAGCGCCGGCACAGGCTGTCCAGATCGTTCTTCTGGCCCGGATGGCGGCTGCGCGCGAACTGCAGGGTGTCGAAGATGTCGCAGGCACTGGTCAACGGCGGCTGGCCGAGCAGCTCCAGCTCCCGATTGAGAAAACCCACGTCGAAGGGGGCATTATGGATGATCAGCTGCGCCCCCGCCACAAAGTCCAGAAATTCGCCGGCGATGTCCGCGAAGCGCGGCTTGTCCCGCAGCATTTCGTTGGTGATGCCGTGGACCTGGGTCGCGCCCGCGTCGATCTCCCGCTCAGGGTTCAGGTAGTGGTGGAAAGTGCGCTCGCTCAGGCGGCGGTTGACCACCTCCACGCAACCGATTTCAATGATGCGGTGTCCCTTGCCGACCTCCAGGCCAGTCGTTTCCGTATCCAGCACCACCTGTCTCATCATCGCGATCCCTGTGTTTCCGAACTCCGCCGCTGGGCCGCATCGATCGCCCGGTTGGCGAGCTGATCGACCCGCTCGTTCTCGTCGTGGCCGTTGTGGCCCTTGACCCAATGCCACTCCACGTGATGCTGCCGCGCCAGCTCGTCCAGGCGCTCCCACAGCTCCTGGTTCTTGACCGGCTTGTTGTCGGCCGTGCGCCAGCCGCGCCGCTTCCAGTTGTGGATCCACTGGGTGATGCCGTTGCGCACGTATTGGCTGTCGGTGGTCACCCGCACCCGGCAGGCGCGATTCAGGGACTCCAGCGCCTTGATGGGCGCCATCAGCTCCATGCGGTTGTTGGTGGTCATGGGCTCGAAGCCGGCCAGCTCCTTCTCCCGGCCACCCCAGCGCAGCAGCGCCGCCCAGGCACCGGGCCCCGGGTTGCCCCGGCACGCCCCGTCCGTAAAGACCTCAACCACGTTGTGCGACGCGGCGGCCGCCTGTTCCTTGTTCTTCATCCTCATCCTGCCAGACCCGACAAAAACCCTTGACCGCTCCCCGCTGCAATCCCTCGGTGGCCGGCATGGCCGGCGCATAGCGGCGCCACAGCAAAGCCGGCGGAATCCAGCCCGGCTCCCGCCTTTGCGCCAGGAGCATATACGCATTCGCCCCGGTGGGCCACCAGCGGTCGCCCATGAATTCCAGCCACTGCCGATGCGACTGCCAGCGCAGGGGCAGCAGCGGCAGGCGGTACTGGAAAAAGCGCCCCGCCCGCACCTCGAAATCCTGCTCGGATAAGAGGCGCCGCACCTGGCCCGCGGGC
The sequence above is drawn from the Thermithiobacillus tepidarius DSM 3134 genome and encodes:
- a CDS encoding GNAT family N-acetyltransferase, with amino-acid sequence MVAIVRQEALSEAQTRELHALYQSEWWSAGRTLDEVRTLLRHSDVIVALAEADSGRLAAFARVLTDRVCKALVLDVIVAPACRGQGLGRRLMAAVLAHPAVAGVRHVELYCRPEMAAFYAQWGFRAVAGELLFLRREGAA
- the dnaQ gene encoding DNA polymerase III subunit epsilon; the protein is MMRQVVLDTETTGLEVGKGHRIIEIGCVEVVNRRLSERTFHHYLNPEREIDAGATQVHGITNEMLRDKPRFADIAGEFLDFVAGAQLIIHNAPFDVGFLNRELELLGQPPLTSACDIFDTLQFARSRHPGQKNDLDSLCRRYSVDNSRRDKHGALLDAEILAAVYLAMTGGQVSMLLEAEQQPGEARGGALRAAGPDRARNQRPPLRVIRPSAEELAAHEAYLQGLDKESKGQCVWLQMAAPDAPQ
- the rnhA gene encoding ribonuclease HI; this translates as MKNKEQAAAASHNVVEVFTDGACRGNPGPGAWAALLRWGGREKELAGFEPMTTNNRMELMAPIKALESLNRACRVRVTTDSQYVRNGITQWIHNWKRRGWRTADNKPVKNQELWERLDELARQHHVEWHWVKGHNGHDENERVDQLANRAIDAAQRRSSETQGSR
- a CDS encoding gluconokinase → MVIILMGVAGSGKSTVGRLLADTLGWRYCDADDFHPRANVEKMARGIPLNDEDRQPWLAALQRLVARSVAAGEDMVLACSALKHSYRERLRVDRAAVRLVYLKADPELIRRRLAQRRGHFLGPDLLASQLAALEEPPDALVVDAALPPPAIIAAIRHCLRL
- a CDS encoding endonuclease III domain-containing protein, which encodes MKHPFDIDLAMARIREAVRPFPQAALFELAAEGFAAPFEVLVACILSIRTRDDTTLRCARRLFALARTPTRMARLPPAELDAAIADSTFHEAKARQIQDIARQLAAAHGDRLPCDGALMLSFHGVGPKCANLVLGIACREPRIGVDVHVHRVTNRWGYVAARTPEQTMVALEAKLPPAHWVEINRLLVPFGKHICTGSLPRCSQCPVLDMCRQVGVTRHR